DNA from Solidesulfovibrio fructosivorans JJ]:
ACCGATCCAGCCACGGGCAGCAGGTGGTCGGCCTTGAGGAACACGGGCTCGCGTCCCCCGCCCGCGCCGACAGACTCGGGCAAGGGGAGCAACTGCGATTCGATCACACCACCCGTGGGCCGCAGTTCCGGAAACAGGTCCGCCAAAAGCGGCGCGAACCGGGAAAAACGCGCGGCGGCTTCCCGGATGTCGGCCAGCAGCCCGGACATATCCGCCCGCAGCTCCGCCACGGGACGGCGATGCGGATTTTGCCAGAACACGGGTTTGCCGGCCCGCAGGGCGGCTTCCATCACGGTTTCCATGGGAAAATATGGTAGCCCAATCGGGACGTGAGGCCAACCGGGCCCGGGAAAGGCGCCGCGCGACAATCAGCGGATGCGCAGCATGGCGTTGCCGCCGATCTGGAACTCATAGTCCACCGGGACTTCCGCCACGACGCGGCCGCCGTCCCGGTAGCGCCGGATCGCCGCGTCAACGTAGGGGGAACGCCGGGCATTGATGTCGAGGATCGGAAAAATGCGCACTTCACCGGCCACCCGCAGCATGGCGTCAATGGCCTGAAAATGAAACTCGAGGGTCAGGTTGTCGGTGTAGAGAAACAGAAAATGGGAAGACAGGCAGATGTCGAAGGCCCCGTCCGCAAAGGGAAGGTTCGGCACGCCGCCGGCGAGGGACGGGGACGGCAAGCGCGCCCCCGCCCGTTGCCAGGGACTCAGGACGCGTATTGCGGCGCGTAGACCAGGGAACGGATGTACGCCTCCATGTCGGCCGGCCGGTCGACGGTGGCCAGGCCGTCGTCGAAGACCAGCCCGGCCACCGTGGCGGCGGTCTTGATCTCGGTTTCCAGGATGTCGGACTGGAGCGGATACAAAAGGCCCTGGGCCAGCTGGGCGTCGGTCACCTGTCCGGCCACGGCCCTGGCGGCGCGGATGAACATCCGGTCCGTCACGCGCTTGGCTTTCGTGGCATAGATGGCCATGCCGACGGCGGGAAAGATGTAGAAGTTGTTGGCCTGGCCCGGCAGGAAGGTCCGGCCCCCATACGATACGGGCGAGAACTGGACGCCGGCCGCGTAGAGCGCCTTACCCCCGCTCCAGGCATAGGCCTGCTCGGCCGTGCACTCGGCCTTTTCGGTGGGGTTGGACAAGGCCAGGATGACCGGTTGGTCGTTTACCCGGCTCATGGCCTCGACCACGTCTTTGTCGAAGGCCCCGCCCATGGTGCTGACCCCGATCAGCACCGTGGGGCGGAATTCCTCCACCGCCTTGGCGAAATCGCTTCGCGGCATGGGCGCGTGGGCATGGGCGTAGGGTTTCTGGAAATCCACCAGATCGGAACGCGAGGATTCCAGCAGCCCGACCACGTCGAACATACGCACCCTGCCCCGCGCCTCTTCCAAGGTGAGCCCCTCGTCCACCAGAGCCGCACAGAGCAGATTGGCCAGACCGATGCCGGCCGAACCCGCGCCGAGGAACAGGAACGACTCGTCGGCGAGCTTCGTGCCCTTGGCCCGGCAGGCGTTTATGACCCCGGCCAGGGTGATGCCGGCCGTGCCCTGCACGTCGTCGTTGTAGCAGCAGACCTTGTCCCGGTAGCGCTCGAGAAGATGCACGGCGTCCACGCCCGTCCAGTCCTCGAAATGGATGCAGCAGCCGGGAAAGACCTCCTGCACGGCGGCGACGAACTCGTCGACAAAGGAATAAAGCTCCTCCGTGGGCAGACGACGGCGGCGCAGGCCCAGATAGAGCGGATCGGCCAACAGTTCGGCGTTATTGGTGCCGGCGTCGAGAAACATGGGCAACAACCCGTGGGGCGGCACGCCGGCGGCGGCGGTATAGAGCTGCAACTTGCCGATGGGGATGCCCATGCCGTTGGCCCCCAGGTCGCCAAGGCCCAGGATGCGGCCGCCGTTGGTCACGCAGATGAAGCGCACGTCCTTTTCCGGCCAGTTCCGGAGCACCTCGCGCACCCTGCCCCGCCGCTCGATGGACAGGTAGACCCCGCGCGGATGGC
Protein-coding regions in this window:
- a CDS encoding NAD-dependent malic enzyme — protein: MSAFDRTVARAAKQTRWRMTQAGKRGRDLLLDPVHTHSTAYTEEQKQALGLVGLVPDVTETIDNQLKRVFMQLGHKNTDIDRYIYLVNLLDHNETLFYKTIMSDPARFLPIIYDPTIGEACLKFGHIFRHPRGVYLSIERRGRVREVLRNWPEKDVRFICVTNGGRILGLGDLGANGMGIPIGKLQLYTAAAGVPPHGLLPMFLDAGTNNAELLADPLYLGLRRRRLPTEELYSFVDEFVAAVQEVFPGCCIHFEDWTGVDAVHLLERYRDKVCCYNDDVQGTAGITLAGVINACRAKGTKLADESFLFLGAGSAGIGLANLLCAALVDEGLTLEEARGRVRMFDVVGLLESSRSDLVDFQKPYAHAHAPMPRSDFAKAVEEFRPTVLIGVSTMGGAFDKDVVEAMSRVNDQPVILALSNPTEKAECTAEQAYAWSGGKALYAAGVQFSPVSYGGRTFLPGQANNFYIFPAVGMAIYATKAKRVTDRMFIRAARAVAGQVTDAQLAQGLLYPLQSDILETEIKTAATVAGLVFDDGLATVDRPADMEAYIRSLVYAPQYAS